Proteins from one Algicella marina genomic window:
- a CDS encoding AIR synthase related protein, with protein sequence MRDVSVLSKAIDIELWSDTGCTVVGDALICSSIDRIGRMLNDIDQFCEVAILHAVSDLIVSKVNPQCASVCIEYGPEFDTVEKMAALSKSLSDGFKKLGIELQNLHSVRSDYTHLTVSVFGAREHSQIPTPNSGSVLISRRLGAAKMAVLREIDNDDSAPFASEIVSKRFLGGMETEFFATDITGFGLAGAAINLAYRVGARVQISLCDLNIVHEDVLGIPVGCFEADGIPTDAFTATCRRSKAVALCAEFAGPALFFVASTNVDDFVDEFRELHGWDPIHIGEFRQEEPYAGVSISWRD encoded by the coding sequence ATGCGCGACGTAAGCGTTTTGTCTAAGGCAATCGATATCGAGCTATGGTCCGATACCGGTTGTACAGTGGTTGGTGACGCTTTGATATGTTCAAGCATTGATCGCATAGGGAGAATGTTGAACGACATTGACCAGTTTTGCGAAGTTGCCATCCTGCACGCGGTTTCTGATTTGATTGTTTCGAAAGTTAACCCTCAATGCGCTTCGGTCTGCATTGAGTATGGCCCGGAGTTCGACACAGTCGAAAAGATGGCTGCGTTGAGTAAATCGCTATCTGACGGCTTTAAGAAGCTTGGTATTGAGCTTCAAAATCTACACTCCGTGCGATCAGACTACACACATCTGACAGTCTCCGTCTTCGGCGCAAGAGAACATTCGCAAATTCCCACTCCAAATTCTGGCAGTGTTTTGATCTCCCGGAGACTGGGGGCAGCAAAAATGGCCGTGCTGCGTGAGATTGATAACGATGACAGCGCGCCTTTTGCGTCAGAGATTGTTAGTAAGCGGTTTCTTGGTGGAATGGAGACTGAATTCTTCGCTACAGATATTACAGGTTTTGGGCTTGCGGGCGCAGCGATAAATTTGGCCTACCGGGTCGGGGCTAGAGTTCAAATTTCCCTATGCGACCTAAACATCGTCCATGAAGATGTCCTCGGGATTCCAGTAGGATGTTTTGAAGCGGACGGAATTCCTACAGACGCATTCACAGCTACGTGCCGTAGATCGAAAGCTGTAGCTCTTTGTGCCGAGTTTGCAGGTCCCGCGCTTTTTTTTGTTGCCTCAACAAATGTCGATGACTTTGTAGATGAGTTTAGGGAACTACACGGTTGGGACCCCATTCACATCGGAGAGTTCAGGCAGGAAGAACCGTACGCGGGGGTGAGTATTTCGTGGAGAGACTAA
- a CDS encoding HTH domain-containing protein: protein MKPSTYLEAALVALRNANRPMSSREISAFIQDSVDFSMSGKTPWKTINARISAEILDHGVNSVFIRVDDGRFGLREWPDVVEHKALRRKINPVNETIAVIPRSRFLDFLKPRQGSEFFDIDYVQVFKESQGMPRVEAEETEEYVQLIPLFFVRRSDQFLTYKRTKRLPEKRLHGTRSINFGGHLQVEDFPTLFASDPDVVQQSLQRELREELEFTPDEKTVEFFGAIHETTNMFGRQHVGLVFEVRSQSAVDVNSGEPGFLTSLEFFSKADITAKKDEFDDWTFLVLDECVG, encoded by the coding sequence GTGAAACCTTCCACGTACTTAGAAGCTGCTTTGGTTGCCCTGCGCAATGCAAACCGACCCATGAGTTCGAGAGAGATTTCGGCGTTTATTCAAGATAGTGTCGACTTTTCAATGTCCGGAAAGACGCCTTGGAAGACCATAAACGCGAGAATATCCGCTGAAATATTAGATCACGGAGTTAACTCTGTATTTATCAGGGTCGATGACGGTCGGTTCGGATTGAGAGAGTGGCCAGATGTGGTGGAACACAAGGCACTTCGTCGCAAAATCAATCCAGTCAATGAGACTATCGCGGTCATACCCAGATCGAGATTTCTCGATTTCCTAAAACCTCGTCAAGGCTCCGAGTTCTTTGATATCGACTATGTCCAAGTATTCAAAGAGTCCCAAGGAATGCCCCGTGTCGAGGCGGAAGAAACTGAGGAGTACGTTCAGCTAATCCCACTGTTCTTTGTGCGCCGAAGCGACCAGTTCCTTACTTATAAAAGGACAAAACGACTTCCTGAAAAGAGGCTTCATGGCACCCGGTCGATCAACTTTGGCGGGCACCTGCAAGTTGAAGATTTTCCAACGTTGTTTGCATCCGATCCGGATGTGGTTCAACAAAGTTTGCAGCGTGAGTTGCGGGAAGAGCTTGAGTTTACGCCAGATGAAAAGACTGTTGAGTTCTTTGGAGCAATTCACGAAACAACTAATATGTTCGGACGCCAACATGTAGGCTTGGTATTTGAAGTCCGATCACAAAGTGCCGTTGACGTAAACTCTGGGGAGCCGGGTTTTCTTACTTCATTGGAGTTTTTCTCTAAAGCCGACATAACCGCTAAAAAGGATGAATTCGACGATTGGACATTTTTGGTTTTGGATGAGTGCGTAGGTTGA
- a CDS encoding DUF736 domain-containing protein, giving the protein MATIGTFKKTGSEYVGEIVTLSVQAKAVRIVPEDSTPNDNAPSHRVFVGRAEIGAAWSKRSTEGRDYLSLKLDDPSFTQPIYANLFDDTVIEGGEETFSLIWSRSNSRRNGD; this is encoded by the coding sequence ATGGCCACCATCGGAACCTTCAAGAAGACCGGCAGCGAATACGTCGGCGAAATCGTCACCCTGAGCGTTCAGGCGAAAGCCGTCCGCATCGTCCCCGAGGACAGCACCCCGAACGACAACGCCCCCTCCCACCGCGTCTTCGTGGGCCGTGCTGAGATCGGCGCCGCATGGTCCAAGCGCTCGACCGAGGGCCGCGACTACCTGAGCCTCAAGCTCGACGACCCGAGCTTCACCCAGCCGATCTATGCAAACCTCTTCGACGATACGGTGATCGAAGGCGGCGAAGAGACCTTCAGCCTCATCTGGTCGCGGTCCAACAGCCGTCGCAACGGCGACTGA
- a CDS encoding DUF2493 domain-containing protein, with amino-acid sequence MTDTHLQTRSSTAVVLEELQLYGWRPFTDEPDPRPLPEPDAIRTAIADIFDALVSTLSDTRLEPDLEDLLWSTTNLFHRMATQTGRELDSNEQAQKRAQREQDGSEVRSVELETLIAEGITLIERRNAFEAMRDLAAEGFEAHLGQTWHPRTGSHVNRRTLTASLIDSRDHIAAKRRADLEPLLPQGTKIAFSGGLDCTDHTAIWAALDRVHAKHADMVLLHGGAPRGAERIATAWADNRAVTQIVFKPDWTRHGKSAPFKRNDQLLDTLPIGLIVFPGSGITENLADKARTMGIPLFDFRSKAAPPA; translated from the coding sequence ATGACCGACACACATCTTCAAACCCGATCCTCCACCGCCGTCGTGCTCGAGGAACTGCAGCTCTACGGCTGGCGCCCCTTCACGGACGAGCCCGATCCCCGTCCCTTGCCGGAGCCCGACGCCATTCGCACCGCCATCGCCGACATTTTCGACGCACTCGTTTCGACGCTGTCCGACACGCGGTTGGAGCCCGACCTCGAAGACCTGCTCTGGTCCACCACGAACCTTTTCCACCGCATGGCGACCCAGACCGGCCGCGAACTCGACAGCAACGAACAGGCGCAGAAACGGGCACAGCGCGAACAGGACGGGTCCGAAGTTCGCTCGGTCGAGCTCGAGACCCTGATCGCGGAGGGCATCACGCTCATCGAGCGGCGCAATGCCTTTGAGGCCATGCGCGATCTCGCGGCCGAGGGCTTCGAGGCGCATCTCGGCCAAACCTGGCACCCGCGCACAGGCAGCCACGTGAACCGGCGCACCCTGACCGCCTCGTTGATCGACAGCCGCGATCACATCGCCGCCAAGCGCCGGGCCGATCTGGAACCGCTGCTGCCGCAAGGCACGAAGATCGCCTTCAGCGGCGGGCTCGACTGCACCGATCACACAGCCATCTGGGCGGCGCTCGACCGCGTCCACGCGAAACACGCCGACATGGTCCTGTTGCACGGCGGCGCGCCGCGTGGGGCCGAGCGCATCGCCACTGCCTGGGCCGACAATCGCGCCGTGACGCAGATCGTCTTCAAACCCGACTGGACGCGGCACGGCAAATCGGCCCCCTTCAAGCGCAACGACCAGTTACTCGACACCCTGCCCATCGGCCTCATCGTCTTCCCGGGCTCAGGCATCACGGAAAATCTCGCCGACAAGGCCCGCACGATGGGCATTCCGCTATTCGACTTCCGGTCGAAAGCCGCCCCACCGGCATGA
- a CDS encoding DUF7146 domain-containing protein yields MHSPAADIALRLAEDAEAVCRHYLTNGRKQGRYWIVGDVQNKPGRSLYVRLTGPIYGPGAAGKWTDSATGQHGDLLDLIALNMGITTLRDTLDEARRLLSLPQTDRDRAANPPASPGSPEAARRLWAMGQPMSGTLAERYLAGRGLTGLGHLDSLRFHPNCFYWREDHALNDPPETWPALLAKVTDLDGRLTGLHRTWLDPATADKAPVIPPRKAMGNLLGYGVRIGKPVSVLAAGEGLETMLSLHLALPELPAVAALSANHLAALQLPADLRSLYIAVDADPAGLSAADQLAHRAMGAGIDTVHLSPCLGDINDDLRANGRDALRAHLRPQLAPEDAVAFLDHAKD; encoded by the coding sequence ATGCACAGCCCCGCCGCCGACATCGCCCTCCGCCTTGCCGAAGATGCCGAGGCCGTCTGCCGCCACTACCTTACGAACGGACGCAAACAGGGCCGATACTGGATCGTTGGCGATGTGCAGAACAAACCAGGCCGCAGCCTCTATGTCAGACTGACCGGTCCGATCTATGGTCCCGGCGCCGCCGGAAAATGGACCGATTCCGCAACCGGGCAGCATGGCGACCTTCTGGACCTGATCGCCCTGAACATGGGGATCACCACGCTGAGGGACACGCTGGACGAAGCGCGCAGGCTTCTCAGCCTGCCGCAGACAGACAGGGACCGCGCCGCCAATCCGCCAGCCAGTCCTGGCTCACCTGAGGCGGCACGGCGGCTCTGGGCCATGGGCCAGCCGATGTCGGGCACCTTGGCCGAACGCTATCTCGCCGGACGCGGCCTCACCGGGCTGGGCCATCTCGACAGTCTACGGTTTCACCCGAACTGCTTTTATTGGCGCGAGGATCACGCACTGAACGATCCGCCCGAGACTTGGCCCGCCCTGCTCGCCAAGGTAACGGACCTCGATGGACGGCTCACCGGCCTGCACCGCACCTGGCTTGACCCCGCCACTGCGGACAAGGCCCCGGTCATTCCACCGCGCAAGGCGATGGGCAATCTCCTCGGCTATGGTGTTCGCATCGGCAAACCGGTCAGCGTGCTGGCCGCAGGCGAAGGGCTTGAGACCATGCTCTCCCTGCATCTGGCCCTGCCGGAGTTGCCTGCGGTGGCGGCTCTGTCCGCCAATCATCTCGCAGCCCTGCAGCTGCCCGCCGATCTTCGCAGCCTCTACATCGCCGTCGATGCCGACCCGGCAGGCCTGTCCGCCGCGGACCAACTGGCGCATCGGGCTATGGGGGCCGGGATCGATACCGTTCACCTCTCCCCCTGTCTCGGCGATATCAATGACGATCTGCGGGCCAATGGCCGCGACGCGTTGCGCGCGCATCTGCGCCCGCAACTGGCGCCCGAGGATGCCGTGGCCTTCCTCGACCACGCCAAGGATTGA
- a CDS encoding ParB/RepB/Spo0J family partition protein: MTKQQKITLSASRDIPFNKLMLSQSNVRHVKAGVSIEELAEDIARRTLLSSITVRPVLDDSGTETGMYTIPAGGRRFRALELLVKQKRMNKTALVPCIVRTDGLAEEDSLAENVQRAPLHPLDQFRAFQAMREKGRTEEEIAAAFFVSASVVKQRLKLAAVAPSLLDAYAEEEMTLDQLMAFTVNPDHARQVQVWEALQRHYSRQPYEIRRMLTEGAVRASDKRAQFVGLDDYVEAGGEILRDLFQQDDGGWLQDAALLDVMVREKLAEEAEAVRAEGWNWVEVDTEFPYGHIFGMRRVHGEAVPMSDEEAASYQALKAEYDALEAEHTEADELPDDVDARLGEIEEAMEAFEARPIRFESEDLALAGAFVSIDSSGRLRVERGYVRPEDEPVDEVEDIGEVAPEAARIEDTDDTVTSATDEEEEDDGLKPLSDRLVMELTAHRTLALRNALAQDPQVAFLAALHAMVLRLFYRYAVNSCVEIEPRNAAFGSQVPGLGDTAYAQAIDQRHETWARNLPKASEDLWEALTEFDSCSREALFAHCVAMSVNAVHDPYQRRPRAIAHADVLAGTVGLDMANAGWTATGDSYIGRVTKARILEAVREAKGEDAADRIAGLKKSEMVTAAEDLLVGTGWLPEPLRTPPLPEEDAPEIELVDEADRSDDDPSEDDPDSSEAQSAEDGGEPAIGDYDPMEEDDPIAGDAFARTAVE; this comes from the coding sequence ATGACCAAGCAACAGAAGATCACCCTCAGCGCCTCGCGCGACATTCCCTTCAACAAGCTGATGCTCAGCCAGTCGAACGTGCGCCACGTCAAGGCGGGCGTGTCGATTGAGGAACTGGCCGAGGACATCGCGCGGCGGACGCTGCTCAGTTCCATCACCGTGCGGCCCGTGCTGGACGACAGCGGCACCGAGACCGGCATGTACACGATCCCCGCTGGCGGGCGGCGGTTCCGGGCGCTGGAGTTGCTCGTGAAACAGAAGCGCATGAACAAGACTGCGCTGGTCCCCTGCATCGTCCGCACAGACGGGCTCGCCGAGGAGGACAGCCTCGCCGAGAACGTCCAGCGCGCGCCGCTGCATCCGCTCGACCAGTTCCGCGCTTTCCAGGCGATGCGCGAGAAGGGTCGGACCGAGGAGGAGATCGCCGCGGCCTTCTTCGTCTCGGCCAGCGTGGTCAAGCAGCGGCTGAAGCTCGCCGCCGTCGCACCGTCGCTGCTCGATGCCTATGCCGAGGAGGAGATGACCCTCGACCAGCTCATGGCTTTCACGGTCAATCCAGATCACGCGCGGCAGGTGCAGGTCTGGGAGGCGTTGCAGCGGCACTATTCGCGGCAGCCCTACGAGATCCGCCGCATGCTGACCGAGGGTGCGGTGCGGGCCTCGGACAAACGGGCGCAGTTCGTCGGGCTCGACGATTACGTCGAGGCCGGGGGCGAAATCCTGCGCGACCTTTTCCAACAGGACGACGGCGGATGGCTGCAGGATGCCGCCCTGCTCGACGTCATGGTGCGCGAGAAGCTCGCCGAAGAGGCCGAGGCGGTGCGCGCCGAGGGCTGGAACTGGGTCGAGGTCGATACCGAGTTCCCCTATGGCCACATCTTCGGGATGCGCCGGGTTCATGGCGAGGCGGTGCCGATGAGCGACGAGGAGGCTGCCAGCTACCAGGCGCTGAAGGCCGAATACGACGCGCTCGAGGCCGAGCATACGGAGGCCGACGAGTTGCCTGACGACGTCGATGCCCGGTTGGGCGAGATTGAGGAGGCGATGGAGGCGTTCGAGGCACGCCCGATCCGATTCGAGTCCGAGGATCTGGCGCTGGCGGGTGCCTTCGTCAGCATCGACAGCTCCGGGCGACTGCGGGTCGAACGGGGCTATGTGCGGCCCGAAGATGAGCCGGTCGATGAGGTGGAGGACATCGGCGAGGTCGCACCGGAAGCAGCACGGATCGAGGACACCGACGACACCGTCACATCCGCAACGGACGAGGAGGAAGAGGATGACGGCCTCAAGCCGCTATCCGACCGCCTTGTCATGGAACTGACGGCCCATCGCACCCTGGCGCTGCGCAATGCGCTGGCCCAGGACCCGCAGGTCGCCTTCCTCGCGGCGCTGCACGCGATGGTCTTGCGGCTCTTCTATCGCTACGCCGTCAACAGCTGCGTAGAGATCGAACCGCGCAACGCCGCCTTCGGATCGCAGGTGCCGGGCCTCGGCGACACGGCCTATGCGCAGGCCATCGACCAGCGCCACGAGACCTGGGCGCGGAACCTGCCGAAGGCATCCGAAGACCTCTGGGAGGCGCTGACCGAGTTCGACAGCTGCAGCCGCGAGGCGCTCTTCGCCCATTGCGTGGCGATGAGCGTCAATGCCGTCCACGATCCCTACCAGCGCCGCCCGCGGGCCATCGCGCATGCGGATGTGCTGGCCGGGACCGTCGGACTCGACATGGCCAATGCGGGCTGGACGGCCACGGGTGACAGCTACATCGGCCGCGTGACCAAGGCGCGTATCCTGGAGGCCGTGCGCGAGGCGAAAGGCGAAGACGCCGCTGACCGGATCGCCGGGCTGAAGAAGTCGGAGATGGTGACGGCTGCCGAGGACCTGCTCGTGGGCACCGGCTGGCTGCCCGAACCTCTGCGCACGCCGCCGCTGCCGGAAGAGGATGCCCCGGAGATCGAGCTGGTCGACGAGGCGGACCGCTCCGACGATGACCCTTCGGAAGACGATCCCGACAGCAGCGAAGCGCAATCGGCGGAAGACGGCGGCGAACCGGCTATCGGAGATTACGACCCGATGGAGGAAGATGATCCCATCGCCGGTGACGCCTTCGCCCGGACTGCCGTCGAGTGA
- a CDS encoding DUF932 domain-containing protein, giving the protein MNTEIIEAGRDINGGYKVDVSRGGCVDRVSSEWFSRPDDERYLSLDDLFASVKGRAERSRTRTVESAAIRVEAHRDDPEKLGLVLPGADEPIAPTHWSFGQLSSLVGAPAAYLRQLPAPLAGINLQFGLTNHRAEQIKTMEVADGHTELRAVTGPDYGRIYDHELVSAVQRIAGNGTGDTRWKVPGVLDWSTGIYNPRVDVTKETTTLYASDRDVFLFLVDDLNPIEAGLLPDGSPDLYFRGFYCWNSEVGAKTLGIASFYLRAVCQNRNLWGVEDFQEITIRHSKYAASRFAHEAAPALSRFAESSPAPFIDGIRAAREKIVARSEEDRQDFLRKRGFSKAETSRIVETVLVEEGRPPESVFDFVQGITAVARSKRQQDARLVMEGKAKALLENFV; this is encoded by the coding sequence ATGAATACCGAGATTATCGAAGCCGGGCGTGACATCAACGGCGGCTACAAGGTGGATGTGTCGCGCGGCGGATGCGTGGACCGCGTTTCGTCCGAATGGTTCTCGAGGCCGGATGACGAGCGGTATCTGTCGCTCGACGATCTCTTCGCCTCGGTCAAGGGCCGGGCGGAGCGCAGCCGGACGCGCACGGTGGAGAGTGCGGCGATCCGGGTCGAGGCGCATCGCGACGACCCGGAGAAGCTGGGCCTTGTGCTGCCTGGCGCGGATGAACCCATCGCGCCGACGCATTGGAGCTTCGGCCAGCTATCCAGCCTCGTCGGTGCGCCCGCAGCCTATCTGCGCCAACTGCCCGCGCCACTGGCCGGGATCAACCTGCAATTTGGGCTGACCAACCACCGGGCTGAGCAGATCAAGACGATGGAAGTTGCGGATGGCCACACCGAACTGCGCGCCGTGACCGGCCCCGACTACGGCCGCATCTACGACCACGAACTGGTCTCCGCCGTCCAGCGCATCGCGGGCAACGGGACAGGCGACACCCGCTGGAAGGTGCCGGGCGTACTCGACTGGTCGACCGGCATCTACAACCCGCGCGTGGATGTGACGAAGGAGACGACGACGCTCTACGCCTCGGACCGCGACGTGTTCCTATTCCTCGTCGATGACCTCAACCCGATCGAGGCGGGGCTGCTGCCCGACGGCTCGCCCGACCTCTACTTCCGGGGCTTCTATTGCTGGAACTCCGAGGTGGGCGCCAAGACGCTGGGCATCGCCAGCTTCTACCTGCGCGCGGTCTGCCAGAACCGCAATCTCTGGGGCGTCGAGGACTTCCAGGAGATCACGATCCGGCACTCGAAATACGCCGCCTCGCGCTTCGCCCATGAGGCCGCGCCGGCGCTCAGCCGTTTCGCCGAGTCCTCGCCCGCGCCCTTCATCGACGGCATCCGCGCGGCGCGGGAGAAGATCGTCGCGCGGTCGGAGGAGGACCGTCAGGATTTCCTGCGCAAGCGCGGGTTCTCGAAGGCGGAGACAAGCCGGATCGTCGAGACGGTGCTGGTCGAGGAAGGCCGGCCGCCCGAGAGCGTCTTCGACTTCGTGCAGGGGATTACTGCGGTGGCTCGGTCGAAGCGACAGCAGGATGCGCGGTTGGTGATGGAGGGGAAAGCGAAGGCGTTACTGGAGAATTTCGTGTAG
- a CDS encoding site-specific integrase encodes MASITKLPSGAYRVQIRRKGRYASETFLRRDDAHRWARQAETRVDQGLAPNKSSVSRLQTFGDLIDLHITDMCEVGKPPRRSKAATLTTLKRDLGKEKIGHLDRQKLIDYGKMRADQGAGPVTLGIDIGVIKMIITHAAAVHGLDISPEPVDLARVALKRLGLIGKGTERDRRPTTDELNRLFRCFEDNERLTLPMTRIVKFAVATAMRLDEICRVEWTDLDVDRRMLLIRDRKDPRNKTGNDQRIPLFAATGFDAWALVTEQAKELGHAKGRIFPYNSRSVGTAFRRACVEVSVKDLHFHDLRHEGTSRLFEAGFAIEQVSLVTGHKDWKMLRRYTHIRPETLHGLAASRAPSPLATRAAE; translated from the coding sequence ATGGCCTCCATCACCAAGCTCCCCTCCGGTGCCTACCGGGTCCAGATCAGACGAAAGGGCCGCTACGCGAGCGAGACGTTCCTCCGCCGCGACGACGCCCATCGTTGGGCCCGCCAGGCGGAGACCCGGGTCGACCAGGGGCTGGCGCCGAACAAGTCGTCCGTTTCCCGCCTCCAGACCTTTGGCGACCTCATCGACCTTCATATAACCGATATGTGCGAGGTAGGGAAACCGCCGCGTCGCAGCAAGGCCGCCACGCTCACGACGCTCAAGCGCGATCTCGGCAAGGAGAAGATCGGGCACCTCGACCGGCAAAAGCTGATCGACTACGGCAAGATGCGTGCAGACCAGGGTGCAGGTCCGGTCACCCTCGGGATCGACATCGGGGTGATCAAGATGATCATCACCCACGCTGCAGCCGTGCACGGGCTCGATATCTCTCCGGAACCTGTTGATCTGGCACGCGTCGCGCTCAAGCGACTCGGGCTGATCGGCAAGGGCACAGAGCGGGATCGTCGCCCCACCACGGACGAGTTGAACCGCCTGTTCCGTTGCTTCGAAGACAACGAGCGCCTGACATTGCCGATGACACGCATCGTGAAATTCGCGGTGGCCACGGCCATGCGGCTCGACGAGATCTGCCGCGTCGAATGGACCGATCTCGACGTCGACCGCCGGATGCTCCTGATCCGCGACAGGAAGGACCCGCGCAACAAGACCGGGAACGACCAGCGGATCCCACTCTTCGCCGCCACGGGGTTCGATGCCTGGGCGTTGGTCACCGAACAGGCAAAGGAACTCGGGCACGCAAAAGGCCGGATCTTTCCCTACAATTCGAGATCAGTCGGAACGGCCTTCCGGCGCGCCTGCGTCGAGGTCAGCGTGAAGGACCTGCATTTCCACGATTTGCGCCATGAAGGCACAAGCCGCCTGTTCGAGGCCGGATTCGCGATCGAACAGGTCTCGCTGGTCACCGGCCACAAGGATTGGAAAATGCTGCGCCGGTACACGCATATACGCCCGGAAACGCTGCACGGGCTGGCCGCGTCGCGTGCCCCTTCCCCGCTTGCGACCCGCGCAGCCGAGTGA
- the dusA gene encoding tRNA dihydrouridine(20/20a) synthase DusA, whose amino-acid sequence MQINQHARLSCAPMMDWTDRHCRVFHRHFSASALLYTEMITSAALVNGDARHLLDYSEQEHPVALQLGGSDPLELADAVRIAAPFGYDEINLNVGCPSDRVQSGCFGAILMERPDLVAHCVEAMVAATDMPVTVKCRIGVDAQEPREVLPAFIAKVRDAGAAQVTIHARKAWLQGLSPKENRDIPPLDYEIVREMKAAFPDLPISVNGGINSLAEVEEFLASGLDGVMVGRAAYHQPANVLSAADQRIFGTRADAVSAERAVSAMLPYIESELGKGVPLNRITRHMLGAFAGRAGARHWRRTLSEGAHKRGAGPELVERALAQVTALAA is encoded by the coding sequence ATGCAAATAAATCAACACGCTAGATTATCCTGTGCCCCTATGATGGACTGGACGGACCGGCATTGCCGAGTGTTTCACAGGCATTTTTCGGCGTCAGCGTTGCTCTATACCGAGATGATCACGTCTGCCGCGTTGGTCAACGGAGATGCGCGTCATCTTCTCGACTATTCGGAACAGGAACACCCGGTTGCGCTGCAGCTAGGCGGCTCTGACCCATTGGAGCTGGCGGACGCGGTAAGAATCGCCGCACCTTTTGGGTACGACGAAATCAATCTTAACGTGGGTTGCCCGTCGGACCGGGTCCAGTCTGGATGTTTCGGCGCCATACTGATGGAGCGCCCCGACCTTGTGGCGCATTGCGTGGAAGCCATGGTTGCTGCGACCGATATGCCCGTGACCGTAAAGTGCCGCATCGGTGTCGACGCGCAGGAGCCCCGCGAGGTCTTGCCAGCGTTCATCGCAAAGGTTCGCGATGCCGGTGCCGCGCAGGTGACCATACACGCGCGAAAGGCGTGGTTGCAGGGGCTGAGCCCGAAGGAGAACCGCGATATCCCGCCGCTGGACTATGAGATTGTCAGAGAAATGAAAGCAGCGTTCCCGGATCTGCCGATTTCCGTCAATGGCGGTATCAACAGTTTGGCGGAGGTCGAGGAATTTCTGGCCAGCGGGCTGGACGGTGTGATGGTCGGGAGGGCTGCATATCATCAGCCGGCTAACGTTCTCAGCGCTGCGGATCAAAGGATTTTCGGTACCCGAGCAGACGCAGTGTCTGCCGAGCGTGCCGTAAGTGCCATGTTGCCATATATCGAGTCAGAACTCGGAAAGGGAGTGCCGCTCAACCGGATCACACGTCACATGCTTGGTGCCTTTGCGGGACGTGCGGGTGCGCGGCACTGGCGGCGCACGCTCAGCGAGGGTGCTCATAAGCGCGGGGCAGGGCCGGAGCTTGTCGAACGGGCGCTCGCGCAGGTGACGGCGCTTGCTGCATGA
- a CDS encoding DUF1289 domain-containing protein, whose protein sequence is MSDDIWRRERVISPCVKICVLHPDSQLCIGCLRSGEEIANWSQMSSEARAEIMAVLPERKPLLQSRRKGGRKGRHQ, encoded by the coding sequence ATGAGCGACGATATCTGGCGGCGCGAGCGTGTTATAAGCCCCTGTGTGAAAATCTGCGTCCTTCATCCCGACAGCCAACTTTGCATCGGCTGTCTGCGTAGTGGAGAGGAAATAGCAAACTGGTCGCAAATGTCTTCCGAGGCTCGCGCCGAGATCATGGCAGTTCTGCCGGAACGAAAACCCCTGCTGCAAAGCCGGAGAAAAGGCGGCAGAAAAGGCCGGCATCAATAA
- the ruvX gene encoding Holliday junction resolvase RuvX — MIHPDTSDFIAELPSVGALMGLDLGTKTIGVAVSDTLRSVATPILTINRKKFTGDAEALEAIIGPRAICGIVIGMPLNMDGSRGPRAQSTEAFARNMATRTIVPITFWDERLSTVAAERALLEADTSRRRRAEVIDHVAASYILQGFLDRLTHMRRGRVP, encoded by the coding sequence ATGATCCATCCCGATACCTCAGACTTCATCGCTGAACTTCCCTCTGTCGGTGCGCTGATGGGCCTCGACCTCGGCACCAAGACGATCGGTGTTGCCGTGTCAGACACACTTCGCAGCGTCGCGACGCCCATCCTCACGATAAACCGCAAGAAATTCACTGGCGACGCCGAAGCACTGGAGGCAATCATTGGTCCGCGTGCGATCTGCGGTATCGTCATCGGAATGCCTCTGAACATGGACGGCAGCCGCGGCCCCCGCGCCCAGTCCACCGAAGCCTTTGCACGCAACATGGCCACGCGCACGATCGTTCCCATTACCTTCTGGGATGAGCGGCTTTCTACCGTGGCCGCCGAGCGGGCATTGCTCGAAGCCGATACTTCCCGCCGCCGCCGGGCCGAAGTCATCGACCACGTGGCCGCTAGCTACATTCTTCAGGGTTTTCTCGATCGACTCACTCACATGCGGCGCGGGCGTGTCCCATGA